The genomic segment TCAGTGGTTCCAAGTAAGTTGAAGCCAAACTCTAGAAATTCTTTTATTGTGCATTCTGTCATTAGTTTTGCAACAATCGACTTTTTTGCAGCTAAAAGGCTTGATTATACCAACCGAACTTCCCCGTCAACTACTATTAATAGTACTGGTTTATGTATTTAACTGCTATCATTCTTGTTTGGTTCCTTGGATGGAGACTTTAGCAGTAGTTATCAATTCCATTAGTCATTACCATCTAGATGATTCTACCAAAAATTACTAGTTGTTGTCGAACTCAGAACTTATGAGAAATAAATGTACAATCTAACCAATTTAGCTTTTTTCTTTCCCATAAAATCCATTCAGCTGCAGTGGATACTATTTGCATTATGTTCAATCTATGCGGATCAAGTTAATTGAAGTGGTCCTTGAAGAGTTTACActtatgatgaaaaatatgatCTTAATGAAATTGCTGTTAGTTCTGTGATCTCCAGGGTTCAGTTTTGTTGACTTTTGATGATGTACATTCATTGgggataatatttttttcttaaccaGATTTTCGGCCCCCAATTATTGTTTGCAAAAGGAATTATCTTGTAGTTGTGCTTGGGGCAATATCTGCAGCCATAGTTATTGTCCTTATGGTCTTAGGTATCCTTTGGAGAAAAGGCCGGTTGGGAGGCAAAAACTCTGTTGAGAAAGGTATTCCACATTCTAATGAACTCGGTTCTTTATTGCCCTTGCTCAACTCCTAATCTGTTGACATTTGATATATATGcgcatatcatatatataatatgtatggATATGAGACCTTGTTGACCTGTACAAAACAGCAGGTAAAATATTGAAATTCTAGATGGCACTTGTTGAAGTCATTGTTAAAATTTATCTGACCTAAAATCCATTTTCTTGACTTCTAACCACATGTTTCTTTATCCCATTATTGTACACATCAATAGAAGAACATAACACTAATATCAGCATATATAACAATATCATACATAAATTTCTGAAGATACAAGATCTTGACTTCGTTGTTCATTTTCCAAAGCATAAAATGTTTGTCTGCAAAGGGAAATAATATGCATCATCTCCTGTCTTACAGAATTCTTCAGAGCTCTTCGTAGCAGATTGCTTTATTACACTTATCTGTTAACTGcattagaaaaaggaaaaaaaagcatAGGATTTCTGTTCAACTTTTATATTATGCATGTATTTCATGGTAGACAGGCTGCAGGTGAAATACTTTGTTGCAGCTTCTACTCGAGTTCCGTGACCTTATTTTGGATTGTTCAGTTTTGGGTCGTAGCTGTCAAAAATCATGACATGGATTAATTATCATgcaaaaagatattaaaatattttatgtaatttcttTGTTTATGACATCTAACACTGGATTCATTTCAGAGCTGAGAGGCCTGGATCTGCAAACAGGAATTTTCAGTCTAAGACAGATTAAAGCTGCCACCAAGAACTTTGATACTGAAAACAAAATTGGCGAGGGTGGCTTTGGTTGCGTGTATAAGGTAAGTGAGTATATCAAAATGATATAGTTTTGACCATCTGTTAAAAATGTTCGTCATGGTCTCCTAGGGGACAGCTTAGCACTTACAGCTTTATGACTCCATCTAGGAGATCTTGAGTTCGTATCTTTAGGTCAGGGTTGGATTTGTAGGATGGAAgaggtttaaaaaatatatattagttatGGTTTTCTACAAGTTGAACATAAAAAATCTATGATCAAACTCcaatgaatcaaaaggattttaTAGTCTAGTCTGTCAATGTTAATGTGCAGAGATGACACAAGATTATGATCCAAAGTTGGTCTGATAGATTACGTTTTAGCTAGgaacttttaaattttacttttaaagcATTACTAACACTAGCCACTTCTTTCCTCAAATATATTCTGGGTGCATATAAGTGGTCATTTTTGTGTAGTCCTCTGGATTTTCCTGTTGAGATGCATAGATTGTTGCAAAATGATTTTGAGGGCATTATATGTTACAGAAAATTTGCTATAAGAATGGAGCAGTAAAACACTGCCATTGAAGATCTTGTGTCAGTATATACCGTGCTTACAACCATGCCTTTgcatgattaaaattaaaaatctctTTAGTGTTTAAATACATAGTTGCTGCTTTCACTGCTGAATGCAGGGTCTATTATCAGATGGAACAGTTATTGCAGTGAAACAGCTTTCCTCAAAATCTAAGCAGGGAAATCGCGAATTCGTGAATGAAATAGGCATGATATCTGCACTGCAGCATCCAAATCTTGTGAAGTTGTATGGATGTTGTGTTGAAGGAAACCAGTTATTGCTAGTATACGAGTACATGGAAAATAACTGTCTATCTCGTGCTTTATTTGGTAAGATTAAACCTTCTAATTATCTATGATATGTAAACCCACACTTAAAAGTCACCACTCAAATCTTGATTGGCTTTCGTTCTGCTTAACCACAGGGAAGAATGCTACATGCAAACTGAAACTGAACTGGCCAACCCGACAAAAGATTTGCCTTGGCATTGCCAGGGGTTTGGCCTACCTCCACGAAGAGTCTAGAATAAAAATTGTGCATAGGGATATTAAAACAAGTAACGTGTTACTTGATAAGGATCTCAATGCaaaaatttctgattttggtTTGGCAAAGCTAAATGAAGATGACAAAACTCACATCAGCACTCGTATAGCTGGGACCATGTAAGTTTTTTCATGAGAACTTTTTCAGCTTTGTAAATTTACTTCTAGTTATTAATGGCATACttatgcaaggaaattgaatgtAGTGTGCTGACATCATAATGTGGGGGATATTTATGGGCAGGTTTAATCTTAGGgttaaattatcttttgggcttgaaCTTGGCAATTATTCCCATATTGAggtctaaactttttttttttggttaaagtatggtattaaacttgacaattgttcctTAGGGCTTGAACTTTTTTGGGTCTAAGTTAGGTCCTGAACTTGGCAATTGTTCTAACATTGGGgctgaacttttttttttgttcaagttagtCCTTAATATTTCTTTGAAAATCCCAAAGTTCAGGTCCCAATGTGGAAACAATTGCCAAGTTCAAGTCTCAATATGGAAACAATTGCCAAGTTCAGGGACTAAGTTGGAAAAAAAAGAGTTCAAGCTCTAATGTGGAAACAGTTAGCTAGATTAGGTCCAATGTGAGAACAGTTATTAAGTTCAAAGCGTAACTTGGAAAAATAAGTACAAGCCCCAATATGGGCATAGTTACCTAGTTCAGgtctcaaaaaataatttaaccctTAATCTGACATGGCATTTGATGCATGCTAAATTTTTGCTCGTAATTATTAAGTGTAAAGAACTAGTTACTCATAATTTTGATGCTTGCTAATTTTTGCTCCGAAGTTACTAGTGGCACCCATGAGTATAATGAATATTAGCGTTGGTTAAATAAAATTAGCCCATGCAGTAACCGTTAATTGGTTTGTTCTTTGGTTCTGAAGTGGTTATATGGCCCCCGAGTATGCAATGCGTGGTTACCTAACCGACAAAGCTGATGTGTATAGCTTTGGTGTTGTTGCTTTGGAAATTGTTAGTGGAAAGAGCAATACAAACTACAGGCCTAGTGAGGACTTTGTTTACCTTCTTGACTGGGTAAATTAAATCTTTCCAGAAGTTCAATGCCATGTATATCATACAGAATCcaggtaaaagtactatggaagCTACTGTATTAAAAGTTAAAGTGTATTTTGCTCTATTTGctcaaaaaatggataaattagtctctgtatgttagatcaaaaagcaaattggtagtttctattaaaaatttcatctatttctattgttaaaaactggtgtAGCTGACAAAATAATTACACAGTTACACATGGCATGCCACGTTTATCTCATATTGATATACAAGAACCAAAATTTAATAGTAGAAACAGATGCAATATTTAACAGGAGGATCGgtttgctttttgatctaatgtaaacagactaatttgtctattttttgagtagagatGCAAAAATGCAATCCAATTATTAGTACAAGGacctccatagtacttttacccaGAATCCACCTGATGTTTTATGTTAAACTCTCTCTCTAAATCTTATTATTTCTCAGGCATATGTTTTGAGAGAGCGGGGAAGTTTGTTGGAGTTGGTCGATCCGGACTTGGGATCAGAGTACTCGTCGGAGGAGGCAATGGTCATACTGAATGTGGCTCTCCTATGCACCAATGCATCTCCCACCCTGAGGCCTACCATGTCACAGGTAGTAAGCATGCTCGAAGGTCGAACAGCTGTTCAAGATCTCTTATCGGATCCGGGGTTTTCATCCATGGATTCAAAATTCAAGGCCTTGGTTAATCACTTTTGGCAAAATCCAAGCCAAACACTAAGCATGTCGACCAGTGGCACAGTTACTGATTCTGCAAGTTCTAATATAGAAATAGAAGAGAGCAGAAATCGTTGAGAGTTAATTCTGTTCAATCTGAGGTGCAACTTGTACCattattattgtttttcttttattgttcTGGTTACATCTGAGCAAGGGTTCAAACCTTTATCCCTCTACTAGGCGAAGCTTTTATGTCTGCTGCTGCCACCGCCAACCCCGCGGTTGCATGTCATCATCATCGTCAACGTTGTTGTTTATAGAATCAAAATCAAGTGTATATAGTAATGAAAATATTCATTGTTATACTAATGTACTTAATAATGTATTGTTgtcaaaataacaaataaaacgAACAAATAGTggacttataaataaatgttgataactttgtttaaatataattaaataataaataatcataaataaatgataaaattttaagccttaactcaatattttaaatttgagagttactaatatttatttataatagatatgattaatatttaattatgcttaaataaaattattagtatttatttacaagtcagttatattttttgtttaatttaacgATGATCTGTAATGTTATAATTCTTTGATTGTGTATGAGCCTTTGTTGTGATGGTGTATAAAATATTATTCTTTATTAATAACAATtcatatagaaaaattataattacaataaaaaaataattataaccaacacaataattctaaaattataattggatttaaaattattagattaaacaatatatatatatatgggaggGATATAATTACACCGGCATAAAATTAAAGTTATTTTATGCCCTTTCGTATCTTTTTATATGGTTAATATTTTAACGATCCAActgttgaatttattttctaactaATTTAATATCTTTGTAACACCTCCGACTCGGCCTAGGAGTTTCGGCTAAATCTAAGGTgttacattgatcaccaaagTAATCCAGTAAAATCATTCTTTTCCTTCGGTTGGATTGTATGAAAATCACTCatttgtttttaagaaaaacattcattaattaaactagttttacTTAGTAATCCAATTACAAGGTTATTAATGTGAAGTTCGGAGAAAAAAAAGGGTTAAGGAAAAAGAATCATACATAGTAATCCAATTAGCATGTAATTGTCAGAGTGTTGAGTAAGTATCATGCTTAAAATTTAATAAGCTAAATAATCCCAAACAATAGTTATAAAAGCAATAAATTACAATACGATAAATAAACCAATAAAACGATTAAGGAAAACTTTAAttgaaacttttaaatagttaaaaaaagaagagagaagcTAGTCCGAGGTCCTTCCGATACCATTCTGAGTCCTAATTTTTCGGGTTACTTGAGAGGTAAGGAAAGGAGGAGTGAGCTTGTGACAGCCCAATGtgagtttaatttttaaatcgtTATATATAATTGTTCGAATGGTAAAGAGTTCAATTTATAGCATCAGAGCAAATTAAGCGTAAGATAAGGAACATTTAGTAAATCAATGCATGTACAAGTTATGTTCGTGATGCAatgcaataataattttaaattcccACCTAGTCATCCTATTCACCGTTGAGCATCGCTCGACATTCTAAAACCCTTATTAAAAACTGACCATCCCGAATTTCCCGCTGATGATAATTGTTCACTTGTCATCATTGACGATAACTTTTACTACAATAACTTACCATCTTGGGTTGCCCAATTTTTATGACATTTTAAAACTATCATCTCGATTTACCCGATTTCAATGACATTGTCGCTTACTTCGTGCAGTACTGGCTTTCAGTATGGACTTAAATTTCCACTTTCTCATACGGAACTCATCCGTCTTTCATACCCAATTTCATGTAATCATTCACATAAACTCTCTCCTACTGAACTCATCTGTCCTCCATACCCAATTTCATGTAATCATTCACATAAACTCAACATATCATGCTATTTATCAACAATCAATGTTGTACTTGTCAAGCACATTTATTATTTCATACTTATCATTTAATGGCAtgtattcatgcattcattcatatcaatttcacatatacaattTCTTCATGCGAACTAAAAACTTGCATCAATATTCTAACATTAGGTTATGAACATGCCAGTTCGACTAACACATACATAACAGGTTCGCACATGCAGGGTTCGCATGTAGGGTTCTTTTACAAAATCACATAAGCGTTCGCACATAGGGTTCTCATATAGGGTTCGTACATACAAAGTTCGCATGTAGGGTTTGCACATACAGGGTTCAGATACTAAGTCACATGAGAGTTCGCATGTTAAATCACATAGAGGTTCGCATACAGAATCATATGGGGGTTTGCATGCTAAATCCATAAGGGTTCAGATACTAAAT from the Gossypium hirsutum isolate 1008001.06 chromosome D09, Gossypium_hirsutum_v2.1, whole genome shotgun sequence genome contains:
- the LOC107941125 gene encoding probable LRR receptor-like serine/threonine-protein kinase At1g07650 isoform X9, whose protein sequence is MRINDNNFSGKIPDIISNWKQIQKLQIQGSSLEGPIPSSISALTSLSDLRISDLKGARSPFPLLRNMDSLKTLILRNCLIYGEIPEYIGDMKKLKTLDLSYNNLTGEIPGSFHKLTKADFLYLTGNQLTGSVPQWIVERNKNADLSYNNFTWEPASPIECPRGSVNLVESYSTSVDKLSRVPSCLRHKFPCSVSSKQYKYSLHINCGGKELNISGDTTYEADIEPRGASMFYPGHGWALSSSGNFMDNDIDADEYIVTNTSSLSNVSAIHSALYTTARISPLSLTYYGLCLMKGNYTVSLLFAEIIFKSDRSFYSLGKRIFDVYIQDELVLKDFNIEEEAGGTGKPILKNFTVVLTTHTLKIHFYWAGRGTTGIPARGMYGPIISAISVVPNFRPPIIVCKRNYLVVVLGAISAAIVIVLMVLGILWRKGRLGGKNSVEKELRGLDLQTGIFSLRQIKAATKNFDTENKIGEGGFGCVYKGLLSDGTVIAVKQLSSKSKQGNREFVNEIGMISALQHPNLVKLYGCCVEGNQLLLVYEYMENNCLSRALFGKNATCKLKLNWPTRQKICLGIARGLAYLHEESRIKIVHRDIKTSNVLLDKDLNAKISDFGLAKLNEDDKTHISTRIAGTIGYMAPEYAMRGYLTDKADVYSFGVVALEIVSGKSNTNYRPSEDFVYLLDWAYVLRERGSLLELVDPDLGSEYSSEEAMVILNVALLCTNASPTLRPTMSQVVSMLEGRTAVQDLLSDPGFSSMDSKFKALVNHFWQNPSQTLSMSTSGTVTDSASSNIEIEESRNR